CGCAATCGCGGTGGACTGGCTGGACGTCGACCACGCGTTCCCGATGCACTACGACTCGTTCCCGCCGATCGAGATCGACACGGACGACTTCGTCCGCGAGGTGAAGGGCACTGGCAGCGACGCTGACGTGCACGTGCTGGACGGCGACGAGAGCTTCGAGCTACCGTCGTAGCTTTCACCATCCGCTTTCCGATTGAACAACCCTTACAACGGCGGGCGTTGAAATGTGAGGTGCTATGGCCAAAGAAGTACACAGCACCTCGACCGAGGGCTTTTCGACGCAGAACAAGATTCGAGAGTTCGAGACGACCATCGACGCCACCGGCGAGGACGCGCCGGACACGCTCGAAACACTGCTCGCCACGTATAGCGCGTGTTTCGTCCCGGCGCTCCGCGTCGGCTCCGAACAGCGTGGCGGCGGCGACCTCGGTGAGATCGAGATCGCAGTGACGGGTGAACTGAACGACGACGACAAGCTCGAATCGATTTCGTTCGACGTCACCACTGAGGCCGACCTCGACGACGAGACCGCAGCACAGGTCAACGAGCGCGCTCAGGAACTCTGTAAGGTCCACGACGCGCTCAAAGAGAGCCTGCACGCAGACGTCACGCTCAACAGCTGATCGGTCCGCACCGTTTTTCCACAGATGTAATAGGCCCGTCAGTCCTACAACCGATATGAGCAACAGCGACTGGACCGACAGGATCGTCGGCGCACGCATGAAAGTCGATCAGGAGTTCTCGGAGCAGGTACAGGCGTCCGAGTTTTCCAGTCAGGAGTGGGGCATGATCATGACCGCAGTGGAACTGGAGATCGAGAACCCTGGCACTCCGGAGGAGGCTCGTGTCGTGGCAAACACGGAGAACGTCCCGCAGGTGATGCCCGCGCTTGACGACGTGCGCGATCAGATGGGCGCAATGGGCGGCGCGCCGGGCGGATCGTCGGGGGGCGGCGGGGGTGGCGGCATCATCGACAGCATACTGGGTGTGTTCGGGATGGGCGGTGACGGCGGTGGGGACGCCGAGCGTATCGAAGCCGCCGAGAACCTCGCTCAGGAATATGCAGAGCAACTGCAGTCTCATCTCGAATCACAGGGGCAGTGGGAGACTGCATGCAATGCGGCAGCGAGAGCGTCTGAGTAGCTCGAACTCCGTGGTTCTCACCTTCTGAAAACACACCCCGTTATTTGATGGGTCTTGCCTGAGAACCCAGAACTGGAGGCAACAATAATGGCCACGCAACCATCGGAACGGACGCTCGAAACGGAAATGTTCGGTCGAAACGTGACCTACGAGTACTCGGAGACGTGGGTGGGCTACTCGATGCTCTCCCTGCGACTCGTGATGGCGTGGGTATTCCTTCAGGCAGGGATCGCAAAGTGGGCAGATGGTGGCTTCGGCGAGCCGCTCGCGTGGAGTTCGGAGGGGTTCCTGAGAGGGATGGACTCGGCGAACCCGCTGAGCGGAATGTTCACCGCATTCGCTGACTTCGCCTGGCTGTTCGACCCGCTCGTGATCTTCGGACAGGTGCTCATCGGACTTGCACTCCTGTTCGGCGTCTTCGTCCGCTTTGCGGCAATGATGGGTGCGATCCAGATGTTCATGTTCTGGACCGCAGCGTGGGAGGGCGGACTCATGGCCGGGTTCCCGGTCCAGAACGGGTACTTCATCGACAGCTCCTTTGTCTACATGCTCTTGCTGTTCGGCCTCGGCGCGTTCGGCGCTGGCCGGATCCTTGGCCTCGATTCCAAACTTGAACAGACCGAGATCGTCCAGCAGAACCCGTGGCTGCGCTACCTGCTCGGTTAAGCCGATCGAGTCGGCACCACTACTCAGTTTTGAACAGCGTCATTTCTTCCGCCTGATAGATGTTGATCAGTTCGTTGATCAGCTCGTCGTAGGACTCGTCTTCAACCTGCAGGTTGTCGAGCCGTTCGATAGTTTTCTCGTCGAGTTCGATGTCAGGCATATCTGTTAGTTCTACTCGAACGCGCTTAATCAGCGGGGCCCATCACCAGAACGCCCTCTCTCAGTTGCCGATCTGCTCCCGGACGGGCCGAAATTCGTCAAAGCGGACGTTCGTCCAGTGGCACCGTCAAAAAATACAGCTCGCGGTTTCAGGCTGATTCCCCGTTCACCTAGAGCCGCTCGACGATCGCAGCGGTGACCTCCTCGGTCGACCCGTCGCCGCCGAGATCCGGGGTTCGCGGCCCCTCGTCCAGCACGGCTTCGGTCGCTTCGCGGACGCGGTCGCCAGCCTCGCCGTAGCCGAGGTGATCGAGCATCATCGCCGCCGAAAGGATCATCGCGGTCGGATTGGCGACCCCTTCGCCGGCGATATCCGGCGCGGAGCCGTGGACCGGTTCGAACAGGGCATTCTCCGCGCCGACGTTCGCGCTCGGGAGGAGTCCGAGGCCGCCGACGAGTCCGGCGGCGAGATCCGAGAGCATGTCGCCCGCGAGGTTCGGACAGATGACGACGCCGTAGTCCTCCGGATGCGTGATCAGATGCATCGCCAGCGCGTCCATCAGCGCAGTGTTGTACTCCGCGTCACGCTCGGCCGCGACTGCTTCAGCGGTCTCGAGAAAGAGGCCATCGGTCTCGCGCATGACGTTTGCCTTGTGGGCGATCGTCACGTCGTCGTAGCCGTTCGTCTCGGCGTACTCGAAGCCGAACTCGGCGATATCCCGTGAGGCGTCCTCGGTAATGACGCGTGTCAGCGTCGTCACGCCGTCGGCGATTTCGCTTTCGATCCCCGAGTAGACGCCCTCGGTGTTCTCACGAATGAAGACGAGGTCCGTATCGGGCTGGACGGCGTCGAGACCCGGATACGAGACGGCGGGGCGGACGTTTGCGAAGGAGCCGACGACCTCACGCAGCGGAAGGATCACGTCGGCGGCGGTCTCGCCCGCTGCACCGAACAGCGTCGCATCGGCACCGCGTGCGAGTTCGCGCGTGTCCTGTGGCAGTGCCTCGCCAGTTTCGGCTTTCGTTGCGTCGCCCGCATCCCCCTCGACGAAGTCGAACTCGATGTCGAGGGCGTCGAGCACCTCGACTGCCGCAGGGGTCACTTCCTGTCCGATTCCGTCGCCCGGGATCACGGCGATCCGATGTGTCATTATCGCCTCAGACGCCGCGGGGGTAAGAAAGAGATTCGATTCGGCAGCGCTGTCCCACCTCAACTGTTAACCGCTTCGGCGACACACCTTCTTGATATGCACGCTGCCGGAGTCGGTCGTCGTCGGTTACCGTCGCTCCAGAGGCCACCGCCCTGTAAATCGAGGTGGCCCTGACGTGTCGGTCGCCTTCTGGGCGCTCGTCGGCCTGGGGACGCTCACCTGCCTGTTTATGGCCTGGGCGCTTGGCGCGAACAGCAACTCGCCACCGTTTGCCCCGGCGATCGGCGCGAACGCCATCTCGACGATGCGTGCCGCCTTTCTCATCGGTATTCTCGCGGCGCTTGGCGCGCTCACACAGGGCGGCGCGATCTCCGAGACCGTCGGCCAGAACCTGATCCTGAACACGCCGATCACCGCACTCGCGGCGATTTCCGGGCTCATCACTGCCGCAGGGTTCATGATCTTCGGCGTCTACTCCGGCTATCCGGTACCCGCGGCGTTCGCCACGACCGGTGCGATGGTGGGTGTCGGTCTCTCGCTCGGGGGAGACCCCGCCGTCGACACCTATCGCGAGCTCGCGACGTTCTGGCTGCTCGTCCCCCCGACGTCCGGCGGCATGGCCTATCTCACTGCCAAGCTGCTCCGGCGGGACGATATCCCCGATACGGTCGGCGTGCCGCTGCTCGCTGGTATCGTCGGCGGGATCCTCGCGAACATCCGGCTGGGCGTGATACCGTCGCCACCGGAAATCGACCAGAGCTCCGTCGCCGAGCTCGTCTCCCGGACCCTTGGCGAGCCCCACGTGGCCGGGATCGATATCGCCGTCGTTCTCGTCACGCTCGCCTTCGCTGTCGGCGGCTTCACGTACATCCGCAGGCGGACGATGGCCTCGGTCGACGACGGGATCAGAACCTTTCTGCTCGTGCTGGGAAGCGTCGTCGCCTTCTCCAGTGGGGGCAGTCAGGTCGGGCTGGCGACCGGCCCCCTCGAAAACCTCTTTGGCGTCGAGCTGGGACTGCCGGGGATCGTACTGCTCGCGATCGGTGCAACGGGGATCATCGCCGGTGCATGGATGGGCGCACCGCGGTTGCTGCAGGCAACCTCCCGGGAGTATGCACAACTCGGGGCTCGGCGGTCGATTGCCGCGCTCGTCCCCGGCTTCGTCATCGCCCAGATCGCAATCGCGCTTGGCATCCCCATCTCGTTTAACAACATCATCATCTCCGGTGTGATCGGCGGAGGACTCGCCGCTGGCTCGGCTGGCGTCTCGCGCAGAAAGATCGGCGTCACACTGGCGTTCTGGCTGATCACGCTCTCGACATCGATCGTCATCGGCTTCGGGCTGTATCAACTGCTCTCGACCGTGCTGGGGATCCGGTAACTACCTGATCACGGTCACGGAGACCGGAGCTTCCGCCACGACTTTCGTCGCAACCGTCCCGAGGAGTCGTTTCGCGATCCGATTCGCATCGCCGCCGTGCCC
This genomic window from Natranaeroarchaeum aerophilus contains:
- a CDS encoding OsmC family protein, which gives rise to MAKEVHSTSTEGFSTQNKIREFETTIDATGEDAPDTLETLLATYSACFVPALRVGSEQRGGGDLGEIEIAVTGELNDDDKLESISFDVTTEADLDDETAAQVNERAQELCKVHDALKESLHADVTLNS
- a CDS encoding DUF5799 family protein; its protein translation is MSNSDWTDRIVGARMKVDQEFSEQVQASEFSSQEWGMIMTAVELEIENPGTPEEARVVANTENVPQVMPALDDVRDQMGAMGGAPGGSSGGGGGGGIIDSILGVFGMGGDGGGDAERIEAAENLAQEYAEQLQSHLESQGQWETACNAAARASE
- a CDS encoding DoxX family protein codes for the protein MATQPSERTLETEMFGRNVTYEYSETWVGYSMLSLRLVMAWVFLQAGIAKWADGGFGEPLAWSSEGFLRGMDSANPLSGMFTAFADFAWLFDPLVIFGQVLIGLALLFGVFVRFAAMMGAIQMFMFWTAAWEGGLMAGFPVQNGYFIDSSFVYMLLLFGLGAFGAGRILGLDSKLEQTEIVQQNPWLRYLLG
- a CDS encoding DUF7557 family protein, whose translation is MPDIELDEKTIERLDNLQVEDESYDELINELINIYQAEEMTLFKTE
- a CDS encoding isocitrate/isopropylmalate dehydrogenase family protein, which codes for MTHRIAVIPGDGIGQEVTPAAVEVLDALDIEFDFVEGDAGDATKAETGEALPQDTRELARGADATLFGAAGETAADVILPLREVVGSFANVRPAVSYPGLDAVQPDTDLVFIRENTEGVYSGIESEIADGVTTLTRVITEDASRDIAEFGFEYAETNGYDDVTIAHKANVMRETDGLFLETAEAVAAERDAEYNTALMDALAMHLITHPEDYGVVICPNLAGDMLSDLAAGLVGGLGLLPSANVGAENALFEPVHGSAPDIAGEGVANPTAMILSAAMMLDHLGYGEAGDRVREATEAVLDEGPRTPDLGGDGSTEEVTAAIVERL
- a CDS encoding inorganic phosphate transporter translates to MAWALGANSNSPPFAPAIGANAISTMRAAFLIGILAALGALTQGGAISETVGQNLILNTPITALAAISGLITAAGFMIFGVYSGYPVPAAFATTGAMVGVGLSLGGDPAVDTYRELATFWLLVPPTSGGMAYLTAKLLRRDDIPDTVGVPLLAGIVGGILANIRLGVIPSPPEIDQSSVAELVSRTLGEPHVAGIDIAVVLVTLAFAVGGFTYIRRRTMASVDDGIRTFLLVLGSVVAFSSGGSQVGLATGPLENLFGVELGLPGIVLLAIGATGIIAGAWMGAPRLLQATSREYAQLGARRSIAALVPGFVIAQIAIALGIPISFNNIIISGVIGGGLAAGSAGVSRRKIGVTLAFWLITLSTSIVIGFGLYQLLSTVLGIR